In one window of Skermanella rosea DNA:
- a CDS encoding mitochondrial fission ELM1 family protein — protein sequence MQNLTCWVVTDGKAGMENQCIGLAEAVGLPPIVKRVTLRSPWRQLSPFFRLGPRHSTAPGSDALEPPWPDLLITSGRASVTPALGVRRASRGKTFAVHIQDPQIPPRLLDLVVVPQHDKLRGPNVITTRGALHMITPAKLADAAARMGPAYGHLPHPRIAVLIGGTNKLFRMTPVIMGDVAEKLANLAKRHGAGLLVTPSRRTGADNEAILRARMADVPSVVWDGQGENPYFAFLALADVIVVTSDSVSMVSEACSTGKPVYIIELDGGSPKFQTFHQALKDAGIIRTFTGELDHWTYRPLDDTAAVGAEIRRRIEARTGQRIEPPQPAG from the coding sequence GTGCAAAATCTCACCTGCTGGGTCGTCACCGACGGCAAGGCCGGCATGGAAAACCAGTGCATCGGACTGGCCGAGGCGGTGGGACTCCCGCCCATCGTCAAGCGCGTGACCCTGCGCAGCCCCTGGCGCCAGCTCAGCCCGTTCTTCCGGCTGGGGCCGAGGCATTCGACCGCGCCCGGCAGCGACGCGCTGGAGCCGCCGTGGCCCGACCTGCTGATCACGTCGGGCCGCGCCAGCGTCACGCCGGCCCTGGGCGTGCGCCGGGCCAGCCGGGGCAAGACCTTCGCGGTCCATATCCAGGATCCCCAGATCCCGCCCCGCCTGCTCGACCTGGTGGTGGTGCCGCAGCACGACAAGCTGCGCGGCCCCAACGTGATCACCACGCGCGGCGCGCTCCACATGATCACGCCGGCGAAGCTGGCCGACGCGGCGGCCCGGATGGGGCCGGCCTACGGGCACCTGCCCCATCCGCGCATCGCGGTGCTGATCGGCGGGACCAACAAGCTGTTCCGCATGACCCCGGTGATCATGGGCGACGTGGCGGAGAAGCTGGCCAACCTGGCCAAGCGCCACGGCGCCGGGCTGCTGGTGACGCCGTCGCGCCGGACCGGCGCCGACAACGAGGCGATCCTGCGCGCCCGCATGGCCGACGTGCCGTCGGTCGTCTGGGACGGGCAGGGCGAGAACCCCTATTTCGCGTTCCTGGCGCTGGCCGACGTGATCGTCGTGACCAGCGACAGCGTGTCCATGGTGTCGGAGGCCTGCTCGACCGGCAAGCCGGTCTACATCATCGAGCTGGACGGCGGCTCGCCCAAGTTCCAGACCTTCCACCAGGCCCTGAAGGATGCCGGCATCATCCGGACCTTCACCGGCGAGCTGGACCACTGGACCTACAGGCCGCTCGACGACACCGCTGCGGTGGGCGCCGAGATCCGCCGCCGGATCGAGGCGCGGACCGGCCAGCGGATCGAACCGCCGCAGCCCGCCGGTTGA
- the trxB gene encoding thioredoxin-disulfide reductase, whose product MPAHHHSKVLIIGAGPAGYTAAIYAARANLKPILVQGLQPGGQLTITTDVENYPGFADVIQGPWLMEQMQRQAEHVGTEMFFDVITEVDFTQRPFRAKADSGDLFTGDTVIIATGAQARWLGLESERTFAGAGVSACATCDGFFFRGKEIALVGGGNTAVEEALYLTNHASKVTVIHRRDAFRAEKIMQERLFRNPKIQVVWDTVVDEILGEGGDDAPKAVTGLRLRNVKTGDVSTLPVEGVFIAIGHDPATKVFQGKVNTDPEGYILTAPDSTATNVPGVFAAGDVKDKVYRQAVTAAGMGCMAALEAEKFLAQFEGSPEEALREATTTQMIGAWD is encoded by the coding sequence ATGCCCGCTCACCATCATTCCAAGGTCCTGATCATCGGCGCCGGCCCGGCCGGCTACACCGCCGCGATCTATGCCGCCCGCGCCAACCTGAAGCCGATCCTGGTGCAGGGGCTCCAGCCGGGCGGCCAGCTGACGATCACGACCGACGTGGAGAACTATCCCGGGTTCGCCGACGTCATCCAGGGACCCTGGCTGATGGAACAGATGCAGCGCCAAGCCGAGCATGTCGGGACCGAGATGTTCTTCGACGTGATCACCGAGGTCGACTTCACCCAGCGCCCGTTCCGGGCCAAGGCCGACAGCGGCGACCTTTTCACCGGCGACACCGTGATCATCGCGACCGGCGCCCAGGCGCGCTGGCTGGGGCTGGAAAGCGAGCGCACCTTCGCCGGCGCCGGCGTGTCCGCCTGCGCCACCTGCGACGGCTTCTTCTTCCGCGGCAAGGAGATAGCGCTGGTCGGCGGCGGCAACACCGCGGTCGAGGAGGCGCTGTACCTGACCAACCACGCGTCCAAGGTCACCGTGATCCACCGCCGCGACGCGTTCCGCGCGGAGAAGATCATGCAGGAGCGGCTGTTCCGCAATCCCAAGATCCAGGTGGTCTGGGACACCGTGGTGGACGAGATCCTGGGCGAGGGCGGCGACGACGCGCCCAAGGCGGTGACCGGGCTGAGACTGCGCAACGTCAAGACCGGCGACGTCTCGACCCTGCCGGTCGAGGGCGTGTTCATCGCGATCGGCCATGATCCCGCGACCAAGGTCTTCCAGGGCAAGGTCAATACCGATCCGGAAGGCTATATCCTGACCGCCCCCGACTCGACCGCCACCAACGTGCCCGGCGTGTTCGCCGCCGGCGACGTGAAGGACAAGGTCTACCGCCAGGCGGTCACCGCGGCCGGCATGGGCTGCATGGCGGCGCTGGAGGCGGAGAAGTTCCTGGCCCAGTTCGAGGGATCGCCCGAGGAGGCGCTCCGCGAGGCGACGACCACGCAGATGATCGGCGCCTGGGACTGA
- a CDS encoding elongation factor G: MPSTRIAGPRCAALVGPYLSGKTTLMESLLFAAGAVTRKGTVKDGNTVGDSAPEARARKMSVEVGLASADYLGERWTFLDCPGSVELSAEGQAALMVADVAVVVCEPTADKAPMLAPLFKFLDDNGIPHMLFVNKVDSMGTQDVRVRDLMQALQAASARPLVLRQVPIREGDTVTGCVDLVSERAYHYNPHAPSNLVQVPDTVREREQAARQELLEALADFDDSLLEQLLEDVAPDKEEVYRQLAKDLASDLIVPVFIGSAENDNGVRRLLKALRHETPEAAATAARLEIPLSAGAVAQVFKTYHAPHAGKLSFSRVWKGEVTDGMTLGGDRVSGIYRMHGHEQHKQPAAGTGEVVAFGRMDHVATGDVLDDQGGRTRAPLWPAPPSPVYSAAISAEQRNDEVKLSAALAKLTEEDPSLSVNQNADTGEIVLWGQGDIHLQLAMDRLRTKYNLPVRSRAPQVAYRETIRKGTAQHARFKRQTGGHGQFADVHVEVRPLPRGGGFVYDDKVVGGVVPRQFIPAVEAGVREYLAQGPLGFPVVDVAVTLTGGQFHAVDSSEQAFKTVGRMAMAEAMPKCDPVLLEPILQVTIAAPTEFTPKVQRLITGRRGQILGFDGRAGWDGWDEVKALMPEAELRDLIVELRSLTLGLGIFTTSFDHLAELTGRLADRAVEMRQSLVAAQ, encoded by the coding sequence ATGCCAAGCACCAGAATTGCGGGGCCACGTTGCGCCGCCCTCGTCGGCCCCTATCTCAGCGGCAAGACCACCTTGATGGAAAGCCTGCTGTTCGCGGCGGGCGCCGTCACCCGGAAAGGCACCGTCAAGGACGGCAACACCGTGGGCGACAGCGCGCCGGAAGCGCGCGCCCGCAAGATGAGCGTCGAGGTCGGGCTGGCCAGCGCCGACTATCTCGGCGAGCGATGGACGTTCCTCGACTGCCCCGGCTCGGTCGAGCTGTCCGCGGAGGGCCAGGCGGCCCTGATGGTCGCGGACGTCGCGGTCGTCGTGTGCGAGCCGACGGCGGACAAGGCGCCGATGCTGGCCCCCCTGTTCAAGTTCCTCGACGACAACGGCATTCCGCACATGCTGTTCGTCAACAAGGTGGATTCCATGGGCACCCAGGACGTCCGGGTGCGCGACCTGATGCAGGCGCTCCAGGCCGCCTCGGCCCGCCCGCTGGTGCTCCGCCAGGTGCCGATCCGCGAGGGCGACACGGTCACCGGCTGCGTCGACCTGGTCAGCGAACGGGCCTACCACTACAACCCCCACGCCCCTTCCAACCTGGTCCAGGTGCCCGACACGGTGCGCGAGCGCGAGCAGGCGGCCCGGCAGGAACTGCTGGAAGCGCTGGCCGATTTCGACGACAGCCTGCTGGAGCAGCTCCTGGAGGACGTGGCGCCGGACAAGGAGGAGGTTTATCGTCAACTCGCCAAGGACCTGGCGTCCGACCTGATCGTCCCGGTCTTCATCGGCTCGGCGGAGAACGACAACGGCGTCCGGCGTCTGCTGAAGGCGCTGCGCCACGAGACGCCCGAGGCCGCCGCGACGGCGGCCCGGCTGGAGATCCCCCTGTCCGCGGGCGCGGTGGCGCAGGTCTTCAAGACCTACCATGCGCCGCATGCCGGCAAGCTCAGCTTCTCCAGGGTCTGGAAGGGCGAGGTCACCGACGGCATGACCCTTGGCGGCGACCGGGTCAGCGGCATCTACCGCATGCACGGGCACGAGCAGCACAAGCAGCCGGCGGCGGGGACCGGCGAGGTCGTGGCGTTCGGCCGGATGGACCATGTGGCGACCGGCGACGTGCTCGACGACCAGGGCGGCCGGACCAGGGCGCCGCTGTGGCCGGCACCGCCGTCGCCGGTCTATTCCGCCGCGATCTCGGCCGAGCAGCGCAACGACGAGGTCAAGCTGAGCGCGGCGCTGGCCAAGCTGACCGAGGAGGACCCGTCCCTGTCGGTCAACCAGAACGCTGATACCGGCGAGATCGTGCTGTGGGGCCAGGGCGACATCCATCTCCAGCTCGCCATGGACCGCCTGCGCACCAAGTACAACCTGCCGGTCCGCTCGCGGGCGCCCCAGGTGGCCTACCGGGAGACGATCCGCAAGGGAACGGCGCAGCACGCCCGCTTCAAGCGTCAGACCGGCGGCCACGGCCAGTTCGCCGACGTGCATGTGGAGGTCAGGCCGCTGCCGCGCGGCGGCGGGTTCGTGTATGACGACAAGGTGGTCGGCGGCGTGGTGCCGCGCCAGTTCATACCGGCGGTGGAGGCCGGCGTGAGGGAATACCTGGCGCAGGGGCCGCTGGGCTTCCCGGTGGTCGATGTCGCGGTGACCCTGACCGGCGGGCAGTTCCACGCCGTGGACAGCAGCGAGCAGGCCTTCAAGACGGTCGGCCGCATGGCCATGGCCGAAGCGATGCCGAAATGCGATCCCGTGCTGCTGGAACCGATCCTGCAGGTGACCATCGCCGCTCCGACGGAGTTCACGCCCAAGGTGCAGCGGCTGATCACCGGCCGCCGGGGCCAGATCCTGGGCTTCGATGGGCGCGCCGGCTGGGACGGCTGGGACGAGGTCAAGGCCCTGATGCCGGAGGCGGAACTGCGCGACCTGATCGTCGAGCTCCGCTCGCTGACCCTGGGGCTGGGCATCTTCACCACCAGCTTCGACCATCTGGCGGAACTGACCGGGCGGCTGGCCGACCGGGCGGTCGAGATGCGCCAGTCGCTGGTGGCGGCGCAGTGA
- a CDS encoding cache domain-containing protein gives MRLFIAGWSGRIALVGAILLMLTGVAGADPAKPTRDEVEALTLKASALIESQGIEAARESFNRAGEFRYGEIYVNVIDFTGTWLAYPPRPAGVGQNVVNLKDADGRFMVKDILKVAQESGQGWVSYRWLNPVSNRIEPKTSFVKRVPGKDLVAYIGIYE, from the coding sequence ATGCGCTTGTTCATCGCGGGATGGAGCGGCAGGATCGCCCTGGTCGGGGCCATCCTCCTGATGCTGACGGGCGTTGCCGGCGCTGACCCCGCCAAGCCGACTCGCGACGAGGTGGAAGCGCTGACGCTGAAGGCCTCCGCGCTGATCGAGTCCCAGGGGATCGAGGCCGCCCGCGAGTCCTTCAACCGGGCCGGCGAATTCCGCTATGGGGAGATCTATGTCAACGTGATCGATTTCACCGGGACATGGCTGGCCTACCCGCCCCGCCCGGCCGGAGTCGGCCAGAACGTGGTCAACTTGAAGGACGCCGACGGCCGCTTCATGGTCAAGGACATCCTGAAGGTCGCGCAGGAAAGCGGCCAAGGCTGGGTCAGCTACCGCTGGCTCAACCCGGTATCCAACCGCATCGAGCCCAAGACATCCTTCGTGAAGCGGGTCCCGGGCAAGGATTTGGTGGCCTATATAGGCATCTACGAATAA
- a CDS encoding response regulator: protein MTCILIVEDNDLNRDMLSRRLARRGFRVIVAVDGAAGVETTIREHPDLVLMDMSLPVMDGWQATRTIKADPATSAIPVMALTAHAMTEDRERAMAAGCDEFETKPVDIDRLLAKIESLLARFPAVNGS from the coding sequence TTGACTTGTATCCTGATCGTCGAGGACAATGACCTGAACCGCGACATGCTGTCGCGACGCCTGGCAAGGCGCGGGTTCCGGGTGATCGTGGCGGTGGACGGCGCCGCCGGAGTGGAGACGACGATCCGCGAGCATCCCGACCTCGTCCTGATGGACATGAGCCTGCCGGTGATGGACGGCTGGCAGGCGACCCGGACCATCAAGGCGGACCCGGCGACCTCCGCGATCCCGGTGATGGCCCTGACCGCGCACGCCATGACGGAGGACCGGGAGCGCGCCATGGCGGCCGGCTGCGACGAGTTCGAGACCAAGCCGGTCGACATCGACCGCCTGCTGGCGAAGATCGAGTCGCTGCTGGCCCGCTTTCCCGCGGTGAACGGGTCATGA
- a CDS encoding Dps family protein produces the protein MAFESTTAQSHEPMAVHTGIPEDKRKALSDGLAKVLADTYTLLGKTHGFHWNVTGAQFHSLHEMFEEQYTDLTTAVDEIAERIRALGYFAPGSLSQFLKLSTIEDEHGVPDSRGMLEQLVRDNETVTQACRAVVQICDEANDTVTEDLMNHRMDAHEKAAWMLRSSMS, from the coding sequence ATGGCGTTCGAAAGTACGACCGCGCAGTCCCATGAGCCGATGGCCGTCCATACCGGCATTCCCGAAGACAAGCGGAAAGCACTGTCCGACGGCCTGGCGAAAGTATTGGCCGATACCTATACGCTTCTGGGCAAGACCCATGGCTTTCATTGGAACGTCACCGGCGCACAGTTCCATAGCCTCCACGAGATGTTCGAGGAGCAGTATACGGACCTGACCACCGCGGTCGACGAGATCGCCGAGCGCATCCGCGCCCTGGGCTATTTCGCGCCGGGCAGCCTCAGCCAGTTCCTGAAGCTGAGCACGATCGAGGACGAGCACGGCGTGCCGGACTCGCGCGGCATGCTGGAGCAGCTGGTGCGCGACAACGAGACCGTCACCCAGGCCTGCCGCGCCGTCGTCCAGATCTGCGACGAGGCCAACGACACCGTCACCGAGGACCTGATGAACCATCGCATGGACGCCCATGAAAAGGCGGCCTGGATGCTCCGCTCGTCCATGAGCTGA
- a CDS encoding LysR family transcriptional regulator: MDWDKLRVFHAVAEAGSFTHAGESLNLSQSAVSRQISALEESLNVPLFHRHARGLILTEQGDLLYQTARDVFAKLSMTEAMLTESREHPKGPLKITTTVAFGTTWLTPRAREFLQIYPEIQLSLLLDDTELDLGMREADIAIRMTSPRQPDLIQRHLMTIRFHVYGHVSYLKRKGVPKTVQELDNHDLIAYPSDMRAPITNINWLLDAGDPPQGTRNPIMRVNNVYAIFKAVESGLGMAALPDYMVEGSRDIVRVLPELNGPTVETYFVYAEELRHSKRIAVFRDFLVRKVAETTF; encoded by the coding sequence ATGGACTGGGATAAGCTTCGGGTCTTCCACGCCGTGGCCGAAGCCGGCAGCTTCACTCATGCCGGCGAAAGCCTGAATTTAAGTCAATCCGCAGTCAGCCGCCAGATCAGCGCGCTTGAGGAAAGCCTGAACGTGCCGCTGTTCCACCGGCATGCCCGCGGCCTGATCCTGACCGAGCAGGGCGACCTGCTCTACCAGACCGCGCGCGACGTCTTCGCCAAGCTGTCGATGACCGAGGCGATGCTGACGGAGAGCCGCGAGCACCCCAAGGGACCGCTGAAGATCACCACCACGGTGGCCTTCGGGACGACCTGGCTGACTCCGCGCGCCCGCGAGTTCCTGCAGATCTACCCGGAGATCCAGCTTTCCCTGCTGCTGGACGACACCGAGCTGGACCTGGGCATGCGCGAGGCGGACATCGCGATCCGCATGACCTCGCCGCGCCAGCCCGACCTGATCCAGCGTCACCTGATGACGATACGGTTCCATGTCTACGGCCATGTCAGCTATCTCAAGCGGAAGGGCGTGCCCAAGACGGTCCAGGAGTTGGACAACCATGACCTGATCGCCTACCCCTCGGACATGCGGGCGCCCATCACCAACATCAACTGGCTGCTGGACGCGGGCGATCCGCCCCAGGGGACCCGCAATCCCATCATGCGCGTCAACAATGTATACGCGATCTTCAAGGCGGTGGAGAGCGGTCTGGGCATGGCCGCCCTGCCGGATTACATGGTCGAGGGCAGCCGCGACATCGTGCGGGTGCTGCCCGAACTGAACGGCCCCACGGTCGAGACCTATTTCGTCTATGCCGAGGAACTGCGCCATTCCAAGCGCATCGCCGTGTTCCGTGACTTCCTGGTGCGCAAAGTGGCGGAGACGACGTTCTGA
- a CDS encoding Lrp/AsnC family transcriptional regulator, whose translation MRRVKLDRIDRRILRDLQADGRMTNVELARRAGISAPPCLRRVRALEEAGFIRGYHADINPEALGYGVTVFAHVGLTSQAEADLKKFEELVNSWPLVRECNMLAGETDFLLKIVAEDWDSYQRFLTTKLTSAPNVSHVKSALAIRTSKALPGVPIDTEIGDLPDEEELEEEE comes from the coding sequence ATGCGGCGAGTCAAACTCGACCGGATTGACCGGCGCATCCTGCGCGACCTTCAAGCCGACGGTCGCATGACCAACGTCGAGCTCGCGCGGCGCGCGGGCATCTCGGCGCCGCCCTGCCTTCGGCGCGTCCGCGCCCTGGAAGAGGCCGGATTCATTCGTGGCTACCATGCCGACATCAACCCCGAAGCCCTCGGTTACGGCGTGACCGTCTTCGCCCATGTGGGGCTGACCAGCCAAGCCGAAGCGGACCTAAAGAAATTCGAGGAGCTGGTCAATAGCTGGCCGCTGGTGCGCGAGTGCAACATGCTCGCGGGCGAGACGGATTTCCTGCTGAAGATCGTGGCGGAGGACTGGGACTCGTACCAGCGCTTCCTCACCACCAAGCTGACCAGCGCTCCCAACGTCAGCCACGTCAAGTCGGCGCTGGCGATCCGCACCTCCAAGGCCCTGCCCGGCGTTCCCATCGACACCGAGATCGGCGACCTGCCGGACGAGGAGGAGCTGGAAGAGGAGGAATAG
- a CDS encoding TOBE domain-containing protein, which yields MNLSARNQLKGTIVGIDKGPVSAKVKIDIGGGVTVTSSITTESVDELGLAAGDSVVAIIKSSDVMIGK from the coding sequence ATGAACCTGAGCGCACGCAATCAACTGAAGGGTACCATCGTCGGCATCGACAAGGGGCCGGTCTCGGCCAAGGTCAAGATCGACATCGGCGGCGGCGTCACCGTCACATCGAGCATCACCACCGAGTCCGTCGATGAACTGGGCCTCGCGGCGGGTGACAGCGTCGTGGCGATCATCAAGTCCTCGGACGTCATGATCGGCAAGTGA
- the greA gene encoding transcription elongation factor GreA: MEKVPMTAAGYNRLQEELRHLKTIERPAVIKAIAEAREHGDLSENAEYHAARERQSFIEGRVLELEDKISRAEVIDVSKLSGDAVKFGATITVADEDTDEETTYQIVGQDESDIKQGLLSVSSPLARALINKTVGDMVEVPTPGGSKSYEVVKVEFR; this comes from the coding sequence ATGGAAAAAGTTCCAATGACGGCGGCGGGCTACAACCGCCTCCAAGAGGAGTTAAGGCACCTGAAAACGATCGAGCGGCCGGCGGTCATCAAGGCCATCGCGGAAGCGCGGGAACACGGCGATCTTTCCGAGAACGCCGAGTACCATGCGGCGCGCGAGCGGCAGAGCTTCATCGAAGGACGGGTGCTCGAACTGGAGGACAAGATCAGCCGAGCGGAGGTGATCGACGTCTCGAAGCTTTCGGGTGACGCGGTCAAGTTCGGCGCGACGATCACGGTCGCCGACGAGGATACCGACGAGGAGACCACGTACCAGATCGTGGGTCAGGACGAGAGCGACATCAAGCAGGGCCTGCTGTCGGTCAGCTCCCCGCTGGCGCGGGCGCTGATCAACAAGACCGTGGGCGACATGGTCGAGGTCCCGACCCCCGGCGGTTCGAAAAGCTACGAGGTCGTGAAGGTCGAGTTCCGCTGA
- the msrP gene encoding protein-methionine-sulfoxide reductase catalytic subunit MsrP, with amino-acid sequence MLIRSRRGWELPDSAATPEDVFLSRRSLLKAAVAAPAIAAAGSMLGGPAFAQTEVAADDPTAGLYPVPRNERFTLDRAVTDPAESTTYTNFYEFGSQKNIWRAAQKLKLRPWTVTFDGMVEQEQTVDIDALLKRMPLEERLYRHRCVEAWSMAVPWSGFPMKALVDFARPLGSAKYVVMRTFQDPGMASGQRQFWYPWPYVEGLTLAEATNELAFMVTGMYGKPVPKQNGAPLRLAVPWKYGFKSIKSIVSFTFTDQRPVSFWEQIQAAEYGFWANVNPEVPHPRWSQARERVLGTGEMVPTQLYNGYGEYVADLYKDLEGERLYV; translated from the coding sequence ATGCTGATCCGATCCAGACGGGGGTGGGAGCTGCCGGACTCGGCGGCGACGCCCGAAGACGTCTTCCTCAGCCGGCGCAGCCTGCTGAAGGCCGCCGTGGCCGCCCCGGCCATCGCGGCGGCCGGTTCGATGCTGGGCGGTCCCGCGTTCGCGCAGACGGAGGTCGCGGCGGACGACCCTACCGCGGGTCTTTACCCGGTTCCGCGCAACGAACGCTTCACTCTGGACCGCGCGGTCACCGACCCGGCGGAATCCACCACCTACACCAATTTCTACGAGTTCGGCTCCCAGAAGAACATCTGGCGGGCGGCGCAGAAGCTGAAGCTGCGGCCCTGGACCGTGACGTTCGACGGCATGGTCGAGCAGGAGCAGACCGTCGATATCGACGCCCTGCTGAAGCGGATGCCGCTGGAGGAACGCCTCTACCGCCACCGCTGCGTCGAGGCCTGGTCGATGGCGGTGCCCTGGAGCGGCTTCCCCATGAAGGCCCTGGTCGATTTCGCCCGGCCGCTCGGCTCGGCGAAATACGTGGTGATGCGGACCTTCCAGGATCCCGGCATGGCGAGCGGGCAGCGCCAGTTCTGGTATCCCTGGCCCTATGTCGAGGGCCTGACCCTGGCCGAGGCGACCAACGAGCTGGCTTTCATGGTGACCGGCATGTACGGCAAGCCGGTGCCCAAGCAGAACGGCGCGCCGCTGCGGCTCGCGGTGCCGTGGAAATACGGGTTCAAGTCGATCAAGTCGATCGTCAGCTTCACCTTCACCGACCAGCGCCCGGTCAGCTTCTGGGAGCAGATCCAGGCCGCCGAGTACGGCTTCTGGGCCAACGTCAACCCCGAGGTGCCCCATCCCCGCTGGAGCCAGGCCAGGGAGCGGGTGCTGGGCACGGGCGAGATGGTGCCGACCCAGCTCTACAACGGGTACGGCGAGTACGTCGCGGATCTCTACAAGGACCTGGAGGGCGAGCGGCTGTACGTCTGA
- a CDS encoding Dps family protein, which yields MQIDIGIAENDRREIAEGLSRLLADTYTLYLKTHSFHWNVTGPMFNTLHLMFETQYNELALAVDLIAERIRALGFPAPGSYAQYSALTSIQEATDVPKAEEMIRQLVAGQEAVVRTARSVFPAAEKVGDEPTADLLTQRMQLHEKTAWMLRSMLEG from the coding sequence ATGCAGATCGATATTGGCATCGCCGAGAACGACCGTCGCGAGATCGCCGAAGGCTTGTCCCGGCTGCTGGCCGACACCTACACGCTCTATCTGAAGACCCACAGCTTCCACTGGAACGTGACCGGGCCTATGTTCAACACGCTGCATCTCATGTTCGAGACGCAGTACAACGAGCTGGCGCTGGCCGTGGACCTGATCGCCGAGCGCATCCGCGCCCTGGGCTTCCCGGCTCCCGGCAGCTACGCCCAGTACTCGGCCCTGACCTCGATCCAGGAAGCGACCGACGTGCCCAAGGCGGAGGAGATGATCCGCCAGCTGGTCGCCGGCCAGGAAGCGGTGGTGCGCACCGCGCGGTCGGTCTTCCCGGCCGCCGAGAAGGTCGGCGACGAGCCGACGGCCGACCTGCTGACCCAGCGCATGCAGCTCCACGAAAAGACCGCCTGGATGCTGCGCAGCATGCTGGAAGGCTGA